The segment TATCTCACCCTGGGGGCCAAACAGCTGCTGGTCACAGTCTGGCAGGgcaaagggagaagagaaaatggCTTAGAGAAGTATCCAGCACCTCCAAGAAAGAAATCATTTAAATTAAACACAGGCAGAACAGTTTCTTTAGGGATTTTCATCTGGGAACCTTCAATCTGCAAACACTTGTGGGGGGGTTGTTTTAAAGCAAAGGGGGAGTCCACAATTAATACTGATTCCAACACTCCTCAAGAAGGGGATTGTTAGTTGCTAAAAATGAACAAGGTTTCCATAGACTTTCATAGGCAAGCACCATTCATGGAACCCTGTGGGCCTTAATCTAAAGCAAGAGCAAAGCTCTCAGTCCAGTACCTTGGTAATATTTTttggctgcagttctgctgttgTACTTCAGGATGACCCCGTTTCCTGGCAGCACAACACGCTGTTTCACAATCAGTGTGTTGGTTCTGGAATTTATCAGTGACAGAGGGAGCTTCCTGCAGCCTGTCCGCCACATCATTCGCCCAGAAAACAGCAGGACCTCACCTGGAACAGATGAGCACAGGCCTAGAAACACTTCTCTTTTGAGTAAAAGCCACAGTCTCTCTTACACAGGTCTGGAATCAAGTAATTTCTGCATCTTGTTTCTATCTTATCAAAATCTGTCATGAGAACAGGCCAGTTAACTAATCTAACTGCTGATTCCAGCTAGAGAGTACATTAGTTTGATACCAGGCTAAAACAAGCAGCTTCTTTAACCCCATAAACTCCTTTCACCTTTTATCTACCAACAAAACAGGTAAGAAACCACTGAGTGAAGGGAGGACAAGCAGCATCTTCACTTTGTTCCATCTGGCAACAACTTGGTGGAacagaaaaactcagaaaaatgctttcagagATTATTACAGAGGCTCCCAGAGCTTTTCAAGGCACCAGAAGAGATGCAGCTTGAGGTGCAGCTTTGCCaaagggccaggctggatcccagggctgcaggcagtACCTGCACTGCAGTTGAGGGAGCTCTCCAGGATGGTGACCGAGATCTCCTCCCGCAGGGGACGCCCGATGGCCACCGTGCAGTCCCTGCTCTCCACACCTCTCATGTTGATGATGCCAGTGGCATTGAGAAAGAGGTTTCCACACACACCTGGACAGTAGAAACAGGTGGGAAACACATAAGGAAGTAGAGGAAAACAACTCCCTTTGTGGCACAATGAACAGGTAAGGTCACATATTCTGGGTAAAGCACAGGAAGAGTCAAAGAATCCCAGAACCACAGAAGATCCTgagttgggagggacccacaagggTCATGAAGCccaactcctgaccctgcaGGACTAGCCCaggaatcacaccatgtgcttGACAGTGTTGTCTAAACACTCCCTGAAATCTTGAGCTGCTGTCCCAAGTCAGAATGAATTTTGGGAAGCACAGGGAAGCCAGTCATCGTTCCCAGCTCAGGTAACATGGATGTGCTGGAACAGCAGATTTCCCCTCCCAGCCAGATGGATTCCCTCCcatgctcctgtccctgtctggCAGCAGGATCacctcagcccagctgcacacaggaaGCTCCTTTTGGCCGTGCTCTCCTCACCTCCACCGGGCTTTGTCTGCTCTGGGGGCCCAGCAGACAGAGGGACATCCAGCTCcttgtgtctgtgctctgtggcagctgcagctgtgctcaggtgtgtggctgctgtcactggctgcagctctgccccaggggaCAGGGTCCCCTCCTGCTCAGGAcagggccctgcagagcagccacgCACCACGACGGCCTTGGGGAAGCGCCGGCAGAAAAGGGGGTTCACGGGCTTGTGGGTCAGAGAGCTGAGGCAGAAATCCTGCCTGGTCTGAATGCCATTCCCACAGGATGTTGAACACTGCAGAAGAAGAAACCCACAGGCTTTTATCCCAGCATTCCAGCTGGTGTTGTGAAATAAATGCATTGATAAGCTCATGCATGATCTGGGGGGCTTCCACCACTTGCCCTGCCAGTGCTCTTGTTCCATCAGCTATAAGATGCCCCACCTTCCAGGGGACCTTCCAAACTATATATTTAAATTGCAGAACCACttcctaaaaaaatcctaaaatatcTGCATTCCAATAGAAAACATGCCAAAACCATTTCTAAGCTGCAGCCAAAACTTTAGCTGAGGAAGGTGGGAAGCAAACCTACGGCTGCTAAACACAGGGCAGTGGAACGGATGGAAAACATCCCTGGAAACTGTTCAGCATTTCTGTGGGAAGCCAACAGACAAGGCAGAAGTTGTTATTtctcccctgcagcctccagggaagggaagagctgggaaacTGCTGCATCTGGAGGGGAGCAGGTACCTGTGACCACTCGCTGAAGCTCCACTCGTAGGAGCACGTTCTGatgacacaggggacactggtGAGGGGCTTCTCTGCCACAGGGCACAAATGTTCCTCCTGCAAGACCTCCTGGCCATGGAGGATCTGCACACAGGTGACCAGCTGCACTGCTaagcccagcccacagctggaggagcagggccCAGCTGGGGTTACCTTCCACctgacagggcagggaggatAAAAAGTGAATTAGTGATGAATCCTCACCCTGTctctcactgcagctccctcacccttccttcttcttcatcctCTGTCTCACATGGTCTGTGGTACTTGGAATGCAGCCTGGTGCAGGTTTGGAGTTGGACACATAGGGCATTCCCATTTTGCCAGGAGCCCAGAGATTTCAAATCCACACTGAATCTTTCTCTGTGTCCATCACCACCCTCCCCAGGGTAACACACACAGGCTTAACTGCAGAGCAATCTTATCTCCCtccaaaacacaaacaccacTGAGCTCTCAGATCAGGACCAGACCCAGAGGCCCTGGGAGTGGCATCCTGTAAGAAAAGttccagcagctttccagtCCCACAGCAAACAGGGCAGGGCAAGCTCACCACAAATCCTAAGGAAAGTACAATgcatttccttcagttttcagagcagctgttcTAGATTCTGAGAGTATTTAATTCTTGCTACTTTCCTTGATGCTCTGTGGAAACTGTACAGCTGGCAAATGTGTCACCACCTTCTGCAGCTATGGATTTGTTCCTGCTTTCCCAGAGCAATAAGGGATTGAgaggttttctgtttttctctggaCTCAGACTCTGAGGACTACACTTATTTCTGTCTGAGAAGCACCAGCCCAGGAAAGACTCTGAGATTGCTCAGTatggagcagtgctgcagttttTGTAGCTGGCTGTGCATCCAAAGAAGGGGAGAATAGCCTGACCCTTCTTTTACCATGTCGCtgcagacagagagagaaaggaaagacCCCTCACTGTCTCACTGTCTCCTGGTAACTGCTTTACCTTGGTGGGCAGGGGTTGAGATCACAGACTTCCACCCTGCTCTCTGGCTTTGGCACTGGCTGGCAGTTTTCCTCCTGAGTTTCTTCTTTGGTGTCAAAAGCCACACAAACATAGTGCAGCTGAGCATGACCTAGGAAGGGAAGCAATCTGACTGTGTGGTTTGGATGCAAGGGTTGAAAGTGTCACATCTGTGTGTACAAAACAAGCAAACTCTGCCCAAGCCATGCCACTCTTATTGCACTCATTCCCCCAGAAAAATTGTGATCACAGCCACCCTTAGACCTGTAGAGGGGGAAGGACCAAGTGGGCCCTGAGGTTCCCAGGCACTGAACTCACACCTACAGCCAGGCAacttctccctgcagcacagaaaggcCTCACCTCTACCACAGGAGACAGAACACTCCCCAGCTACAGGGCTCCAGACATACACAGTCTGATTTTGCTGCTGGACATGCCCAAGTGACTCCAGAGGCTGAGGTAAGTGTGCATCTTCCTCctcagaagagagaaaaaacagctgCCCTAAACAAACCACCAGGATGAACTGAGGAACCCAGCAGCATAACTAAAGAGGGAAGGAGCTGTCTAAAGTGACAGGATGAACTTTTAACTGGGCAGAGCATGGTGTAAACCACCCTCCAGGCTCCAGGAGTGAGCTGGTTGTTCTTAACTGGTGGATAAAAGTGCAAAGCTCCCAGTGAGGTTCCTGAAAAGCCAAGCCAGCAAACTCACTTTGTCCCAGCCCAAAGGGCAGACATTGACCACACATGGCACAAGGGAGAGGGGCTTTTCTTCTGCTGGGCACAAGCTGTCATCCACCACAGTCTCCAGGCCATCATGGTACTGCACACAGGTCAGGTTCTGCTGGGCAACTCCAGTCCCACAGACAGCAGAGCATTCACCTCTCTGAGACATCTTCCACCTGAGTGGGAGGCAATTGGCATCACCCCATTTCCCATCTGGATCAGCAGGGAGGTTTAACTCAGGGCTCTGGTTACAGAAATGGGTCATGCAGAGTGTTCAGCTTCTCTGTTTCAAAAGCCTTGCCTGGATGTGACTGAGGGAACAATTTAAGTCCTTCCACTGACAGATTTCAAGCTTTCAAGGACTAAAAGCACCTAAGCTAAGGGGCTATAGTTCAATCACTTTTTATTGAACACTAAAATGTCTCTGAGGTCAATGTCTGGGCAGGCTTGGTCTTCCTTCCCAAATAATCAACACAACCAACTCTCTTTGTTGGCATCATCTTGGAAAGGATGTGAGAGACATCTTCTTCTGGCCATACCCtcaaaatatcttcatttaGCAGATTACTGTAAAACAGTGAAGGAACATTTCCCATTCCTTCAGCTGACATCTCAATTATCTCACAGGACTAGGAAAGACAGAACATGGCTTGGGATCTGCTACTCCATTGTAATTAGGAGGAAACTACTTCAtacttctgtctttttttttactttgaacAGCACAAATACAGAACCTGGATTAAGgggcagagaaaagcaggatcTGAGCTCCCTGGAACACCAACCTGTAGAGGCAAGGCTCCATGGCACAGGGCTTGTGCtctgggaggggctgtggcagctccagaCACCTCTGATCCTCTGTTACTTCATGCTTGGTCTGATCAAAGCACACATGAGCCACTGGCTGCACCCCTGGGACACAAAAGGAACTGAAATTAGAACCAAAGTAATGGAAGGAAGATGCAGTGGTTTTGCTTTACTCAATCAGCTGGGTGAGAAAATGGACTGTGGGAATTCAGACTTCCTGTAAACACACAAACCCTTTATTGGTGCCATAACCTCCCTCAAGAGTTTTAAAGTGATTTTCCAAGGTGAGCACCCCAGCAGAGGAGAAGCTTGATTGATAACCCACTGCCAAAATGGAAAGGTTGTTCTAAATTGGCCATTTGAAAGAACAAGGATATCAATCataatttggaataaattaCTTCTAATGAGCTGACTGATGAGGGACAGCAAATAAGTTCTAGGAGGGAGCTGGTTTTAAATGCCATTGTGCAGAAGATAATATCATCACACAGTCCTTGTGCTCAAACACCCCCAGACTCCTCAAAGGCATCATCAACCAAAACCAGAGGAACTGGGAGAGAAACTGGAGACttccagtgcctgcagcaggcaaggaaagaaatattCATAAGCTACAGCTGTAAAGGAGATTTTCAACAATAAAGAACAAGCAAAGCAGATGAAAAGTCCAACTCAAAGAAATTACAAGCAAAGATAAAAGGAGTCTCCTTTCAGAGAATGGGCTACAAGGAGAGCCAGGCATTCCTGAATCTCAAGCAGCATGACCCTGAGCACCAAATGTCCAGAATCCATCAGCAGCCTTATCTGTGCTCTACCCTTGTTTTCAAATAATGACTATTGCTAAGGAGGGACTGAGAATCACTTTCAGCTCTCAAGGTGCAATTTCAGCCCAGATTCCCAACTTTCTGTTATTTTAAGTCCTGAGTTTCTcgttcttttttctgtttgtggcTGCATTAGCTGGAGGCTCTGGAGCATTTTGAGCTCTTCAGGGTTTCAGCAATCAGTTCACTTGGGGGATTTGCTGGAGAAAAGCTCTCCAGGCATAACTAGTTGTGTAGATTGACTTCCATAAATATTCATTAATGCATTTTCTAAATCCTTGTCACAGAAGTCTTGAGAGGCCTGACAGTGTCATCTGAATTATCTGGTAAACAAGATGTCAGGCCATCTATCAGAGTGAACTGTTACAATCTGCATTATGATTCCTTTAGGGAGACAGAAAGGATTAGCCATGGCACAAGAATAGAATTCTAAGAAGGAAGTTTCATAATTAGCTCTGAGGCTTTAATCAGACACCAGATACCCCTTTGGTCTCAGACTTCTGATGTTTAGCCAACTTCAAATTACAGTCTTCAGTAACTTtgaaaaatctgagaaaattatttagTCTTAAAACCAAGAGTTCAGTTAAAACTTGTTTAAAAATCTTCTCCGTGATCAAACATTTCCAGTATCATTTTGATGACTCAGCTCATTTGCTGATTTGTTAATTTAATTCAAAAGCTCCACCACTTTTTCCTTTGGTTCAGCTGAACACTAGCAAATGCAACAATCATTTCCAGCAATCTGCTTTGAAATTCAGTTCAGACCAAAGCAGAAGTCTTCATAAAAAGTAAAGACTGAGTCCTGCTGCCTCACCTTCCCCACAGGTCACTGAACATGGGCCCAGCTGAGGAATCCACAGATAGGTCAGGTTCTCCTTGGGGACAAAGTAGCTGAAGGTGATGTCTGGGTTGGTGGCATTGCCATATTCCTTTGTGTACCTCCTGTAGacctggggaaggaaaaactgTGGTCAATGCACAAGAAAACTTGGATTTATTTCTTAggatggaggaaggagaagCCAGTCTCCCTTCTTTGCATCCAATCCTGATCCTCACTGCAATGCCTCAGCCCCAGGCAGACACAGTCAGAGCACCCACCCTGTGAATTCTGGCACTGAAGGGTTGAACTCAGGGTGGTTTTCCCCACACAAtcacccccagcctgcaggatgCCTGTGGGCAGCCAACCCCCAGCCATTCCCAAGAAAAGCAATACTAGCACTCTTCAGTGAACCTCATCCCCCCCCTAGCTTTGGACACAAAGTCACCTGAATCCACCACATCTGGATTCTGCAgcaaaaccacccaaaccagGTCACCTCTGACTGGCCCCCTTCCAACTCTGCTGCTTTAATTCACCTGTATTTCAATTTCTTCCTGTGTTGGCCCATCCACGTGGATCTCCTCCAGGCTTGGCAGGTTGTCCTGGGTGAGGAACACTCGGTATTTGATCTGGTTGTCCTCCAGAACTGACGGGTAGGTGACATTCAgtgagatttttccttttccagccacCACATACTCTCCTTTAACCTTCACAGCTGGAGAaggtggaggagcagggaggttaAGAGAGATGATGTGGTAGGAACCCACTTTGTAGGAACCAGTTTGATCCAAGTTTGGCATGCCATGGAGTGTGGCACCTACAGCTTCCCACTGGAGAGCATCCCACAAGCAAAATGCAGcaccaaaaatcccatttctttgTTTGCACAAGCTCCTTTCAGCCCTGCCTGtatcctctcctctccttttcacTCCACTCACCCAGGTGTGTGAAGAGAGGCCTCCTGTTGGTGACATGGACCGAGGTGGTGTTGTAGGGCAGGGACAGAAATGTCACATACTCTGcaagggtgggaaggagaaagaTGTGATCACCTTCCACCACTGGAACTCTGTGGGAAAGGATGGGGATTGCAGCTCAACTCCTAAATTCACCCTGGCCCCGCTCCTTGCCTTGAACACAGTGATGGTGACACAGCAAACACAACTGAGCTGCATTCTGTGTCCTGTTCTCacatttctttggtttttagGTTCTCTGCTAACACCTCTACATGAGACTGCAAGAGCCAGACCAGGAAGCACGGGCAACACTCTCAAGGAAATGGTGGGATTGGTGGGCTgtcctgcagggccaggagttggaccCAATGGTCCTTTTGGATCCCTTCCTATCTGGGATAtttatggttctgtgatttgatatcacccccagctccccacaaTTTACAGGACTTCCCAAACAGTCACATTTCTGATCCACACCCAGAGAATTATGACAAAAAAAGGCATTCTGCCTACCTCCCTCAGCACTGACCACACAAAATCCATCTCCACATCctccataaaataaaatcaagcagaagggaaaaatcaTATACAGAAGATTTGGAATACAAACAGCACCACAAtgcagaggctgagggagaggACTACACACCTTGAGCTTTCCCTTCTGTGTAGGATCCACTGACTTTGGTGCAAGTGGAGTTATCACCCCCACAGACCTTGCAGGGATCCATGGCCTTCCTGGAGCCCATCTGGCCGTCACACCCGAATGCCTGAGCAGAGGGGAGAGTCTGTCAGCCTGGCCTGCTCTGAGAAAACAAGCCAGCAAAAGCAACATTGCCTGAGTTCCTGAAACTGCCCTTTCCATCTGGAATTTGGATTTAGgaaaacaacaaaggaaaagatGTGTTTGTACCTAGACCTGCCACTGGACAGCAGCGTGCAAAGCCAAGGACTGGGAGGTCTTAGCTGAGAGCACAGCTCTCAGTAACTGTGACATTTGCTTTCCCACAAGAAGCAgcccaaaaaaatctctcctgTGACCTAAACCCAAACCTCTGTGCTCTCTTCTGTGAACCCTttctggagggagggaggaagggaggaaaaaacaaaagcccaGGAGAACACTAAACATGAATGGCAGGTTCTAAAGGAATCTTTAGCTCCCCAGACTCCAAAGCCAAACCTAGCCCACATCACTTCAGTCCCATGGAACTCAGAAGAGAGATTCTATCCCCATTCCCACGAACTAGACTAATTTACACAAAGCTACAGGAGGATCTCAGCAGGCTTAACAGCAAAACATGTGCAACTGCTGAATTTATGCTGGAGCCACTGATCCCAGGCTTTGGAAGCTGCCATAACATGCATATTTATCACTGCTGCCAATGAAACAGCCAAAATCAGAACAGGTTCTGCCTACACCCTCTGCTGTTCATGGGGGGAAACACTTCACAAAACATGGTGAGCACGAGGATAAtgagaaaaacataaaattgaCAAAGAGTATTCTGGGAATGtaaagaaacaacagaaaacatcCACCCGGGTCAGCAGTGAGCAGTTCCTAAAATGCAGACAGGGCGGGGGAGTTGTGTCCAAGGTCATCAGGAAAGAATGCCTTCCTCAGGTCCAGTCCAGAGCTAAACTCCAGAAGTTATGCTTCAGTTTTGATCAACCATACTCCAAAAATCAATTTGTCAACTCGTGATCCCCAGTTTTTGCTCCTTATCTTGCCACTGACTCAGTGATTCAAGCCATGGAACTTCCCTCCAAGACAGTCAGCATTTTATGGGGCTAATTACAGCAGGCAAGCTGAGCAGTTAATGATGTCTGCTCCACCAACACAAAAACCAATTGCTTCTTGGATTAGGGATGAATAGCCCTGTGTGTTTACTGCATAATTAGCAGAATGTCTTATCTAGAGGGCATTGGATGCACAGACAGAACAGTACATCTTTGGACTCCATCCAACATACCAAGAACAAAACTCTCTTCTGAGAAGAGCTCGCTCTGCTGTTTGGGACACTGTGGTATTTTCCTAGCAGGATTTTCCCTGATTCCTTTGGTGCAGACCACCTGCCAGGGTTCAGCTGGACTCCCCAGTCACTTACTCTGCATCTCCCCATCACACACAGATGGAGATCCCCGTGGTGCTCCATGTCATCCTGCTCACACCTGGTTCCATCCAGGAAATTGTCCCCACGGCTCACCATGAACTCCttgcccacagccctgcacatgTGCTTGCAGAGCAGGtcccctggagcaggcaggcacAAGGAAGGAGTTACTCTTGCAGGAAAGCACATGGCTGCTCATCAAACAATGGGAAAAacccagagaggttgtggactcccatccctggaagtgtccaaggccaggctggagcagcttggcatagtggaaggtgtccttgccatggtgggatgagttttaaggtcccttccaacacatacctttctgggattctgtgatctctCAGGTTTCATGTGAACACAAAGCATTCAGTGAAATAGCCTTTTCATCCCAAAGTACAGACAGGTCCATGAGCAGCCCCTGCACAAACTGAGGTTCCAGACACTCCTTACCTTTGGCAAAGCCAACAGCAGAGGTCCAGGTATAAAAGGATGGTGTTTCTACATCAAGGTACAGTGGCTTTAAATTTGTTGCTGCACATTGTTCAGCCATGAAGTCCTGCTGGGTCATCAGACAGGCCTGGATCCCAGAGAGATAATTGTGTAAGGAAAGGAAGTGACTGAGCACTGACATTTAACCCTCTAGCTAAAGGCAAAATGCAATGGCTGGTGAGTAAAACACCCAAacaactggaaagaaaaaaaaacactttaaaggGAGGCTGCAGGATATGAAGACAATTGTGCTTGGAAGCTGATATCATTGCAatttatacaaaataaatagataaGGAAAATAGGAATGATGCAAGAAAGTCCCTCTTGTCATTGTGAGTCACTATTTTCTCAGCATCTGTCCTGCTATGGGGGGTTAGAGAAAATGCTTCATTACATGTGAACAATGCTATTAAATAATCCTGCTGCCTTCCATGGCACAAATACCTCTCCTGCTGTCAGACAGATGGAGGCTGTACACCAGATCTGTACCAGAGCAGTCAGCTGTGGGAAGGacagcccaaaaacacccaGCCCTCAAAGGGTTCAACAGTAAGACAGAAGTTCAGGTGTTGCTGAGCTGCATTACCTGTGTATTGCACATCTCTGCTTGCATGCTGGCACCGTGGCACTCCTGCCCCCCAAAAGCAGGCCTGGAAATGACAGAATTGCTCAGCAGGGGCAGGTTTGTCCCAGGCAAAGAGGAAGACTCAGCCCCCaggccctgagcacagcccatgTCTCACCTGGGGTTGTTGCAGAAGCGCTGCCTCAGCAGCACCCCCCCCCCACAGCTGCGggagcagggggacagggggctCCAGGCAGACCAGTGCCCATGGACCACAGCCATGGGGTTCAGTTCCTCCAGAGAGCTGCACTGACCCTTGAAGCACCACTAGGACCAAGAACACACAGAACTGGCAGCAGTgaacacagcagggctggggtttaAAAGGTTGGCACAAGTCCCTGTCTTTGGCAGGCCAGTATCAGAGAATCCCAAGGTGAATGAGGCACCTTCTCACAAGAGGCTGAAGAGTCCCCTTCCCCTAACATGAGGTTGGGGTCAAAGCAAAGAGCAGGCAGGTCATTTCAAGTAGAAGGACAGCTCAGATATCAGATATCAAAGCAACTCCAGAGATAAAGACAAGGTGGAAAGACCAAGATCAGGCCATAACAGTACCAGTTTAGGACTGGTTTTAGCTCCCTGGCCAAGGGGCACTGAATGCCATGTAACTTCCAGACACTGACAAAGCTTTGCTGTCTCCACACCCACTCCTGGTGGGAGCCTCCTTACCTTGTTGATCCCACACTCAGTTCCATCCAGGAGGGGAACCAGAAGCCGAGTACAGCTGGATTTGTCTGCTGGTTGTACGTGGCATGAGAGAACTTTACAGATGTCCTGGTGTGGCAAGAAAACCAAGGAGTTCAGGGAGTCAGGCTCAACAACACAGCAGTCCCAAAAGTCTAAATTGTGCATGGTTTTCCCAGACACCCAAAAGTGCAAGTTCCTTaatttttcctgctattttGCAAAAGCTGTGGGCAAGTCAGAAAGTCATCACTGTAGTGATCACCAGCTGTAATGCTGGAAGATGATCAACTGAAGCAATTAAAGTTTCACCCACCTTAGTGTTTCCTCATTAACAAAACATGTCCAGATGGCAGCTATTAAACACGCTGTGCTTCCCAGACAAAGGGATTTGAGCCATGGCAGGGAAGCTGGAGGAATCCAGTGAACAAGAATTCCCCAAGGCAGGACCCTGAGTGGgtgcacccagcactgccagctgtgcaCAACAGCACCCAACTGTGTAAACCTTACAGGAGATTTATGTGGAGGAAGGAAGTGatggagagaaaggaaacattttgaaagctttGCCAAGAAATCTGTGGCAGAAAAGCACCTTCGATCTCTTCAGAATAAAAACgctgccagcccctcctcccAAATTTTGGCTCCTGaacatttccctgctgctcttaGCAAGACAGACAAACTTTCTACCTACAACATTGCTGTCAGCAAAGGTGCAAGCTGTGGCCAGACTGCCAAAGGCAATTTTACACTGCTCATCTGCTCCGTAGTACAAGCCAGGCTTCCACCCCGGGATGCTGCCGTCCATGTCCGGCAGGTCATTCAAGCAGCTTGTTTGGCCTGTACTGATAGAAACATGAGGAATAACACTTTCCCAGCTGTGGCTAGTGAGGACAAGGACATGTTTGCAAACTTGTGCTGAGTTTCACTCTGGGAgttggctgctgctttcccagacAACACATGCTCGctgtgggctgggatggatttagttgcagcagctgcctggagtTGCTCGCagttccctgctgctggagttctatcccattcctgtcctgcacccagccagcacagcctgcagtgcctgTCTGAGCCTGGATGCTCTGATGTTGTAAATAAAATGTGCAGGCTGAGACAGTGTCTGAGAAATCCAACCCAGCCCAGGCACACCAGGCACCAACCAAAGCCACTTCCAGCTACATGAAGCAAAACCTGGGTTTAACCTCTGCAACAAGTGCTAAGAAATAAAGAAACCCCAAGCTTTTCACTGTTCCTCATTCTTCAATAAACTTTTTTATTCCTTGAGTTTTTCTCTCCtaagctcccagcacagggaactGAAGAGCTCAACCATTCCCTTACCTGACAATAGCCAGGAACTGCTCCCGACTGCACGGAGACCAGGTGAGGTCGATGCTGTTGTGGTTTCCTGCTGAGCCCATGATGtaaccactgctgctgcacagattCCCCTCTCCATCGTGGGCAATGCCAAGGCTGcaacagaagcagcacagagccctgaggagaagaaACCCAAAGGCTGGATTCCCTCAGAGCCTCCCTTCTCTAAGCAAGGACTgagctccctctgcagcccttcctTCTACTGTTGTCACAAAGGGTTTCTCTCCTCTTTGCAGCTTCTAATTGTCACAGAATATGCAGGGATGCAAGAAATGCAAGGAATTCTTTCCAAAATAATCCATGATGATGACCAAAAGGTTTAGAATAACCAATGGGAATTTCCCTTTTATGTCAAGAGGTCCTTTTGCCTCTTTCCTTAAACTGGAGGGTGTTTTTACCTGAATAAAACCTactgggctgctctggcagtTTCCCACTGACCTGTGCCCAATCTCATGGGCTATGGTGACTCCAAGGTCAAAGCCAGTGTCCTGGGTAATGACACAGCTCCAGAAGGAGGAGCAGACTCCCCCTAACTGAGTTACTCCACGAAGCTCCTTGTTCCCATCAGGCAACTCCAGGTCAAACCTAAAGTAagggagacagagagaaaagagcaaagaacCCCCACAGCTAAAAAAGTCAGGTCTAGACATTGAGCTGAATTTATCTGAGCTTTCCTAGTCTGGCTTTGCCAGCTATATAACATTTCTTTTGACATGAGTGCCCACTGCTCAAATTTTATGATgattccacattaaaaaaatccaagataACAGAACTGAATAAACTatttcccagtccctcccagggcagggagctcag is part of the Oenanthe melanoleuca isolate GR-GAL-2019-014 chromosome 17, OMel1.0, whole genome shotgun sequence genome and harbors:
- the ADAMTS13 gene encoding A disintegrin and metalloproteinase with thrombospondin motifs 13 isoform X3; translation: MTVSWALRALAVLPLGLCWLPEKFLGALDAEDVLSYFGSSSVADVPEFVVAEPTCPCKEEHFGLEPCPVQHCSIQAWGQLYAFEFLEDHTLLSSSFVSSQVVNSSFILLKRFPGNCFAGGKSLQPPGARSRVTFCEGQLQGVITVGEEKIHIRPVRSKDVALLKDLGFSSPHILFKSAAREAKPARAGWAPPRLHKRAEAAVKHLELMVVAGPDVYLYHKEDTERYILANLNIGAELLRDASLGAHFRVHLMQMLVLREPEAEVNITTNITSSLISVCEWSKKVNPQNDSDPQHADIVLYITRFDLELPDGNKELRGVTQLGGVCSSFWSCVITQDTGFDLGVTIAHEIGHSLGIAHDGEGNLCSSSGYIMGSAGNHNSIDLTWSPCSREQFLAIVSTGQTSCLNDLPDMDGSIPGWKPGLYYGADEQCKIAFGSLATACTFADSNVDICKVLSCHVQPADKSSCTRLLVPLLDGTECGINKWCFKGQCSSLEELNPMAVVHGHWSAWSPLSPCSRSCGGGVLLRQRFCNNPRPAFGGQECHGASMQAEMCNTQACLMTQQDFMAEQCAATNLKPLYLDVETPSFYTWTSAVGFAKGDLLCKHMCRAVGKEFMVSRGDNFLDGTRCEQDDMEHHGDLHLCVMGRCRAFGCDGQMGSRKAMDPCKVCGGDNSTCTKVSGSYTEGKAQEYVTFLSLPYNTTSVHVTNRRPLFTHLAVKVKGEYVVAGKGKISLNVTYPSVLEDNQIKYRVFLTQDNLPSLEEIHVDGPTQEEIEIQVYRRYTKEYGNATNPDITFSYFVPKENLTYLWIPQLGPCSVTCGEGVQPVAHVCFDQTKHEVTEDQRCLELPQPLPEHKPCAMEPCLYRWKMSQRGECSAVCGTGVAQQNLTCVQYHDGLETVVDDSLCPAEEKPLSLVPCVVNVCPLGWDKEDAHLPQPLESLGHVQQQNQTVYVWSPVAGECSVSCGRGHAQLHYVCVAFDTKEETQEENCQPVPKPESRVEVCDLNPCPPRWKVTPAGPCSSSCGLGLAVQLVTCVQILHGQEVLQEEHLCPVAEKPLTSVPCVIRTCSYEWSFSEWSQCSTSCGNGIQTRQDFCLSSLTHKPVNPLFCRRFPKAVVVRGCSAGPCPEQEGTLSPGAELQPVTAATHLSTAAAATEHRHKELDVPLSAGPPEQTKPGGGVCGNLFLNATGIINMRGVESRDCTVAIGRPLREEISVTILESSLNCSAGEVLLFSGRMMWRTGCRKLPLSLINSRTNTLIVKQRVVLPGNGVILKYNSRTAAKKYYQDCDQQLFGPQGEIVNPVQLPEERQELVCRTFITVAPRQRISIRALHTDLGPEGNHTHFNYILVRDVSTMKTVVFRGKQQFLWQSTGSQAEIEFHENVKDHRTHFWAEYHAIEPK